A stretch of the Coprobacillus cateniformis genome encodes the following:
- a CDS encoding carbamoyl phosphate synthase small subunit has translation MKAYLILEDGHIFEGESFGAQREIISEFVFNTSMTGYLEVLSDPSYAGQSVVMTYPLIGNYGVCLEDQESSQPYIQGLIVNELARVGSHFRKNMDLEEYCIQNDIPGIQGIDTRYLTKMIRNQGCMNGMITTTYYENREDIIEKIKAFQVTGEVLKTTCQKPYTIGIGKKKVALYDFGAKKNIAKELVKRDCIVTVYPATTSAADILKEGYDGIMLSNGPGDPSECVDIINQIKILMKSGIPIFAICLGHQLMALANGFQTEKLKYGHHGANHPVKDLSTGRVYISTQNHNYVVKDETIDSYIAKPWFRNVNDQTIEGIEYIHKNIKTVQFHPEACAGPLDTSYLFDEFMKMMEDKNHA, from the coding sequence ATGAAAGCATATTTAATTTTAGAAGATGGTCATATTTTTGAAGGTGAGAGTTTTGGAGCGCAAAGAGAAATCATTAGTGAATTTGTATTTAATACATCTATGACAGGTTATTTAGAGGTTTTAAGTGATCCGTCTTATGCAGGACAAAGCGTTGTTATGACATATCCGTTGATTGGAAATTATGGTGTATGTTTAGAAGATCAGGAATCTTCTCAACCATATATACAAGGATTAATAGTCAATGAACTTGCAAGAGTAGGAAGTCATTTTAGAAAGAATATGGATTTAGAGGAATATTGTATTCAAAATGATATTCCAGGAATTCAGGGTATTGATACAAGATATCTGACAAAGATGATAAGAAATCAAGGTTGTATGAATGGTATGATTACAACAACCTATTATGAAAATCGAGAAGATATTATAGAAAAAATAAAAGCGTTTCAAGTGACTGGTGAGGTTTTAAAAACAACTTGTCAAAAACCGTATACAATAGGCATTGGTAAAAAGAAGGTAGCCCTTTATGATTTTGGTGCTAAAAAGAATATTGCAAAAGAATTGGTCAAGAGAGATTGTATAGTGACAGTTTATCCTGCTACAACTTCAGCTGCTGATATTTTAAAGGAAGGTTATGATGGTATTATGTTATCTAATGGTCCTGGTGATCCTAGTGAATGTGTTGATATTATTAATCAAATTAAGATATTAATGAAGAGTGGAATACCGATTTTTGCTATATGTTTGGGTCATCAGTTAATGGCACTGGCTAATGGATTTCAAACAGAGAAATTGAAATATGGACATCATGGAGCAAATCATCCAGTCAAAGATTTATCAACTGGACGTGTCTATATTTCTACACAGAATCATAATTATGTCGTGAAAGATGAGACGATTGATAGTTATATCGCTAAACCATGGTTTCGTAATGTGAATGATCAAACGATTGAGGGGATAGAGTATATTCATAAGAATATTAAAACTGTGCAATTTCATCCTGAAGCATGTGCTGGACCATTGGATACAAGTTATTTATTTGATGAATTTATGAAAATGATGGAGGATAAGAATCATGCCTAA